One region of Ferrimicrobium sp. genomic DNA includes:
- the hflX gene encoding GTPase HflX, translating into MTLIERSFQERILLVGVAASGRERQMVNDQLDELASLVDTAGALVVHREIQVRERPDPATYIGKGKVDELAALSESFDVDTVVFDDELTPGQQRNLEKVLGRTAIDRTAVILDVFAQNARSQEGKAQVELALLRYRLPRLVGRRTNLSQQVGRIGTRGPGETKLEEDRRRIQERIGQLRRELAALERQRRLQRKSRLYGRNLQVALVGYTNVGKSSLLNALTGADVVVEDRLFATLDPRTRRLKLPGGETILLADTVGFIRKLPHQLIEAFRSTLDAVAEADLLIHVVDASSAHALDQMREVRATLAEIGANQVPELVVLNKIDLGYATSDLPAGFPISVASGEGIAELLGVIGDRLRALNRVEIFRVPFDRGDILAEIHREAEVLSEESLDGYVELKVRADDAARALLHRHIDGADGGASDGAIDGLRKEAANDSDGQW; encoded by the coding sequence ATGACTCTCATTGAACGGAGCTTTCAGGAACGCATACTACTTGTCGGGGTGGCGGCGAGTGGCCGAGAGCGGCAGATGGTCAACGACCAGCTCGACGAGCTCGCCAGTCTGGTCGACACCGCCGGAGCACTGGTGGTGCATCGAGAGATACAGGTTCGCGAACGGCCCGATCCGGCAACCTATATCGGCAAAGGTAAGGTTGACGAGTTAGCAGCGCTTTCCGAGAGCTTCGATGTCGATACGGTGGTCTTTGATGATGAGCTGACCCCTGGACAGCAGCGCAACCTTGAGAAGGTTTTAGGCCGGACAGCCATCGACCGTACCGCCGTGATTCTCGATGTTTTCGCTCAAAATGCGAGGAGTCAAGAGGGTAAGGCGCAGGTCGAGCTGGCGTTATTGCGCTACCGATTACCTCGGTTGGTAGGTCGACGAACGAACCTCTCTCAGCAGGTGGGGCGTATTGGCACACGGGGTCCTGGTGAGACAAAGCTCGAGGAAGATCGTCGACGTATCCAGGAGCGCATCGGTCAGCTGCGTCGTGAGTTAGCGGCACTTGAACGACAGCGGCGGCTGCAACGCAAGTCGCGGCTCTACGGTCGTAACTTACAGGTGGCGTTGGTTGGCTACACCAACGTGGGCAAGTCATCCCTACTCAACGCGCTCACCGGTGCCGATGTCGTGGTCGAAGATCGTCTTTTTGCGACGCTCGACCCTCGGACCAGACGTTTGAAGCTTCCAGGGGGAGAGACGATCCTCCTCGCCGATACCGTTGGATTCATTCGCAAGCTCCCGCACCAGTTAATCGAAGCCTTCCGATCAACCCTCGATGCGGTGGCAGAGGCTGACCTTCTGATCCATGTCGTTGATGCATCAAGTGCGCACGCACTGGACCAGATGCGTGAGGTGCGGGCGACCTTGGCCGAGATCGGAGCTAACCAGGTACCCGAACTGGTGGTGTTGAACAAGATCGACCTCGGGTATGCCACGAGCGATCTGCCAGCTGGATTTCCCATCTCGGTCGCGTCTGGAGAGGGCATTGCCGAACTGCTCGGGGTGATTGGAGACCGTCTGCGGGCGCTGAACCGGGTCGAGATCTTTCGCGTCCCCTTTGATCGGGGTGACATTCTTGCAGAGATCCATCGAGAGGCTGAGGTGCTTTCGGAGGAGAGTCTCGATGGCTATGTCGAGCTGAAGGTGCGAGCTGATGATGCAGCACGTGCACTCCTGCACCGTCATATTGATGGTGCCGATGGTGGTGCCAGTGATGGTGCCATTGACGGCCTTCGGAAAGAGGCTGCCAACGATTCGGACGGCCAATGGTGA
- a CDS encoding aminotransferase class I/II-fold pyridoxal phosphate-dependent enzyme, which translates to MKEFATTGSPTVAMLREIAYESGLEVVDAAVGSPVDPPPAVVPRLLASSGTERHYPRSDGSTAFKEAVLGWLTSEVGVDLDAHQVGATIGSKEFISSLPLLLARGRPDRDVVLIPPIAYPSYAVGAKWAGLEAYRVPAKTDGTLDLDAIPEEVARRALLLWVNSPNNPTGMIESLAPVARFGERHGVIIASDECYHDFGWTREPESLLGFGSSGHLALYSLSKRSNLAGLRIGMYAGDGDLVQEIAFARRELGFMPPGPVQAVAAGVLGDREHVVEQRRRYAERLRLLSGWLENLLGVPVRLPEGGIYLWVRAPEEFNQDGATLGVMLARKFGLVTAPGADYGDARFLRVSMTISTKQMETLASRLG; encoded by the coding sequence GTGAAGGAGTTTGCAACAACTGGGAGTCCGACAGTCGCGATGCTACGCGAGATCGCCTACGAGAGTGGGCTTGAGGTGGTCGACGCTGCCGTTGGTTCACCCGTCGATCCTCCGCCGGCGGTCGTTCCGCGACTGCTCGCTTCTTCAGGAACCGAGCGACACTATCCGCGATCTGATGGGTCGACTGCATTCAAAGAGGCGGTCTTGGGCTGGCTGACCAGTGAAGTCGGCGTGGATCTCGACGCCCATCAAGTGGGCGCTACGATCGGATCGAAGGAATTTATCTCCTCCTTGCCGCTGCTCCTCGCCAGGGGGCGCCCAGATCGTGACGTCGTACTGATCCCACCGATCGCCTATCCGAGTTATGCGGTGGGTGCCAAGTGGGCGGGACTCGAGGCCTACCGTGTGCCGGCGAAGACGGACGGAACGCTGGATCTCGATGCGATTCCGGAGGAGGTCGCAAGACGGGCATTGCTGCTCTGGGTCAATTCGCCAAACAATCCGACCGGGATGATCGAGAGTCTTGCCCCGGTGGCGCGCTTTGGAGAGCGACATGGTGTGATCATCGCCTCCGACGAGTGTTATCACGATTTCGGTTGGACTCGCGAACCTGAGTCGTTGCTCGGATTCGGCTCTTCGGGACACCTCGCGCTCTATTCGTTGTCAAAGCGTTCAAATCTTGCTGGGCTTCGCATCGGTATGTACGCTGGTGATGGCGATCTCGTCCAGGAGATCGCCTTTGCGAGACGCGAACTTGGATTCATGCCTCCAGGTCCGGTACAGGCGGTCGCGGCTGGAGTCCTGGGTGATCGAGAGCATGTCGTGGAGCAGCGTCGTCGGTACGCAGAACGGCTTCGTTTGCTCTCTGGCTGGCTGGAAAACCTGCTTGGTGTTCCGGTGCGGCTTCCCGAAGGCGGGATCTATCTTTGGGTACGCGCGCCTGAGGAGTTCAATCAAGATGGAGCAACACTCGGTGTGATGCTGGCCAGAAAGTTTGGATTGGTCACGGCGCCGGGTGCCGACTATGGTGATGCTCGTTTTCTACGCGTCTCCATGACGATATCTACCAAACAGATGGAGACATTAGCGTCGCGGCTCGGGTGA